A stretch of Rhododendron vialii isolate Sample 1 chromosome 4a, ASM3025357v1 DNA encodes these proteins:
- the LOC131322750 gene encoding alpha-L-arabinofuranosidase 1-like isoform X1 → MMIIGAMSCFSRVIPGFIIGLCVLYQCSAFEVDTNQTAWLFVNASEASGRKIPETLFGVFFEEINHAGAGGLWAELVSNRGFEAGGPNTPSNIDPWSIIGNESSLVVSTDRSSCFDRNKVALRMDVLCDRDGSNVCPDGGVGVYNPGFWGMNVEQGKKYKVVLYIRSLQSVNISISLTGSSGLQMLATANIIAADVSNWTKTEILLEAKETNHNARLQLTTSRRGVVWFDQVSAMPLDTYKGHGFREDLSTMLADLKPRFIRFPGGCFVEGEWLRNAFRWKETIGPWEERPGHFGDVWMYWTDEGLGYFEFLQLAEDLGAAPVWVFNNGISHNDQVDTSSIVPFLQEILDSLEFAKGAPDSAWGSVRTAMGHPEPFDLRYVAVGNEDCGKKNYRGNYLRFYDAIRHAYPDIKFISNCDGSTQQLDHPAHFYDYHIYSDANTVFSLAHKFDHSSRSGPKAFVSEYAVTGKDAGTGSLLAALAEAGFLIGLERNSDVVEMASYAPLFVNANDRRWNPDAIVFNSYQLYGTPSFWMQRFFSESSGGTLLNSTLQANSSSSLIASAIAWKNSEDNKNYLRIKIVNFGSNIVNLKISINGMEQNTFQSLGSTKTVLTSSNLMDENSFKEPNKVSPIKSLLENAGVNVEDVLSPHSFTSFDLPIESRTLWIPRTDSNSKSSI, encoded by the exons ATGATGATAATAGGAG cAATGAGTTGTTTCAGTCGAGTCATCCCAGGGTTCATTATTGGGCTCTGTGTCTTGTATCAATGTTCTGCATTTGAGGTTGATACTAATCAGACAGCTTGGCTGTTCGTAAATGCTTCTGAAGCTTCTGGACGTAAGATACCCGAAACTCTGTTTGGCGTTTTCTTTGAG GAAATCAACCATGCTGGGGCTGGAGGGTTATGGGCTGAGCTCGTCAGCAACAGAG GTTTTGAAGCGGGGGGCCCTAATACTCCCTCCAATATTGATCCTTGGTCTATCATTGGGAATGAGTCATCTCTTGTTGTATCAACTGACCGTTCATCATGCTTTGATCGAAACAAAGTTGCTCTTCGAATGGATGTGCTTTGTGACAGAGACGGCTCCAATGTATGTCCAGATGGAGGGGTTGGTGTTTATAACCCTGGATTCTGGGGCATG AATGTTGAACAAGGGAAGAAGTACAAAGTCGTTCTGTATATCCGTTCATTACAGTCAGTTAATATATCGATATCATTGACCGGCTCCAGTGGGTTGCAAATGCTGGCTACTGCAAACATTAT AGCTGCTGATGTTTCAAACTGGACAAAGACTGAGATTCTTTTGGAAGCGAAAGAAACCAATCATAATGCAAGACTGCAATTAACTACAAGCAGAAGAGGAGTTGTATGGTTTGACCAAGTGTCAGCTATGCCCTTGGACACATACAAG GGACATGGTTTCCGAGAAGATCTTTCTACCATGCTTGCAGATTTGAAACCCAGATTCATCAGATTCCCAG GTGGGTGTTTCGTTGAAGGTGAATGGTTACGAAATGCATTCCGGTGGAAAGAAACTATTGGGCCATGGGAAGAGAGGCCCGGACACTTCGGTGATGTTTGGATGTACTGGACTGATGAGGGACTTGGTTACTTTGAGTTTCTTCAG CTGGCAGAAGACCTTGGTGCTGCCCCGGTTTGGGTTTTCAATAATG GAATCAGCCATAATGATCAAGTAGATACCTCTAGCATTGTGCCTTTTTTGCAA GAAATCCTGGATAGTCTTGAGTTTGCTAAGGGTGCTCCTGACTCAGCATGGGGTTCTGTTCGAACTGCAATGGGACACCCTGAACCTTTCGACTTGAGATATGTTGCTGTTGGGAACGAAGACTGTGGGAAGAAGAATTACCGTG GAAATTACCTCAGGTTTTATGATGCTATTAGACATGCCTATCCAGACATCAAATTTATCTCCAACTGTGATGGCTCTACTCAACAATTGGATCACCCTGCCCATTTCTATGATTATCAT ATTTATAGTGATGCAAACACGGTGTTTTCTTTGGCTCATAAATTCGATCACTCATCACGCAGTGGTCCAAAG GCTTTTGTGAGTGAGTATGCTGTGACTGGAAAAGATGCTGGTACAGGAAGTCTTTTAGCAGCACTGGCTGAGGCTGGTTTCCTTATTGGCTTAGAAAGGAACAG CGACGTTGTTGAAATGGCAAGCTACGCACCTCTGTTTGTGAATGCCAATGACAGACG GTGGAACCCAGATGCAATTGTTTTTAACTCCTACCAGCTGTATGGAACTCCTAGTTTCTGGATGCAACGCTTTTTTTCGGAGTCAAGTGGTGGCACTCTGCTTAATTCAACACTACAAGCAAATTCTTCAAGTTCCCTAATTGCTTCTGCTATTGCTTGGAAAAACTCTGAGGATAACAAGAATTACTTGAGAATAAAG ATCGTGAACTTTGGGAGCAACATTGTGAATCTAAAGATTTCAATTAATGGAATGGAGCAGAACACATTCCAATCACTTGGATCAACAAAGACTGTTCTCACATCTAGCAACCTGATGGATGAGAACTCCTTCAAAGAGCCAAATAAG GTGTCTCCTATCAAAAGTCT
- the LOC131322750 gene encoding alpha-L-arabinofuranosidase 1-like isoform X2, with the protein MSCFSRVIPGFIIGLCVLYQCSAFEVDTNQTAWLFVNASEASGRKIPETLFGVFFEEINHAGAGGLWAELVSNRGFEAGGPNTPSNIDPWSIIGNESSLVVSTDRSSCFDRNKVALRMDVLCDRDGSNVCPDGGVGVYNPGFWGMNVEQGKKYKVVLYIRSLQSVNISISLTGSSGLQMLATANIIAADVSNWTKTEILLEAKETNHNARLQLTTSRRGVVWFDQVSAMPLDTYKGHGFREDLSTMLADLKPRFIRFPGGCFVEGEWLRNAFRWKETIGPWEERPGHFGDVWMYWTDEGLGYFEFLQLAEDLGAAPVWVFNNGISHNDQVDTSSIVPFLQEILDSLEFAKGAPDSAWGSVRTAMGHPEPFDLRYVAVGNEDCGKKNYRGNYLRFYDAIRHAYPDIKFISNCDGSTQQLDHPAHFYDYHIYSDANTVFSLAHKFDHSSRSGPKAFVSEYAVTGKDAGTGSLLAALAEAGFLIGLERNSDVVEMASYAPLFVNANDRRWNPDAIVFNSYQLYGTPSFWMQRFFSESSGGTLLNSTLQANSSSSLIASAIAWKNSEDNKNYLRIKIVNFGSNIVNLKISINGMEQNTFQSLGSTKTVLTSSNLMDENSFKEPNKVSPIKSLLENAGVNVEDVLSPHSFTSFDLPIESRTLWIPRTDSNSKSSI; encoded by the exons ATGAGTTGTTTCAGTCGAGTCATCCCAGGGTTCATTATTGGGCTCTGTGTCTTGTATCAATGTTCTGCATTTGAGGTTGATACTAATCAGACAGCTTGGCTGTTCGTAAATGCTTCTGAAGCTTCTGGACGTAAGATACCCGAAACTCTGTTTGGCGTTTTCTTTGAG GAAATCAACCATGCTGGGGCTGGAGGGTTATGGGCTGAGCTCGTCAGCAACAGAG GTTTTGAAGCGGGGGGCCCTAATACTCCCTCCAATATTGATCCTTGGTCTATCATTGGGAATGAGTCATCTCTTGTTGTATCAACTGACCGTTCATCATGCTTTGATCGAAACAAAGTTGCTCTTCGAATGGATGTGCTTTGTGACAGAGACGGCTCCAATGTATGTCCAGATGGAGGGGTTGGTGTTTATAACCCTGGATTCTGGGGCATG AATGTTGAACAAGGGAAGAAGTACAAAGTCGTTCTGTATATCCGTTCATTACAGTCAGTTAATATATCGATATCATTGACCGGCTCCAGTGGGTTGCAAATGCTGGCTACTGCAAACATTAT AGCTGCTGATGTTTCAAACTGGACAAAGACTGAGATTCTTTTGGAAGCGAAAGAAACCAATCATAATGCAAGACTGCAATTAACTACAAGCAGAAGAGGAGTTGTATGGTTTGACCAAGTGTCAGCTATGCCCTTGGACACATACAAG GGACATGGTTTCCGAGAAGATCTTTCTACCATGCTTGCAGATTTGAAACCCAGATTCATCAGATTCCCAG GTGGGTGTTTCGTTGAAGGTGAATGGTTACGAAATGCATTCCGGTGGAAAGAAACTATTGGGCCATGGGAAGAGAGGCCCGGACACTTCGGTGATGTTTGGATGTACTGGACTGATGAGGGACTTGGTTACTTTGAGTTTCTTCAG CTGGCAGAAGACCTTGGTGCTGCCCCGGTTTGGGTTTTCAATAATG GAATCAGCCATAATGATCAAGTAGATACCTCTAGCATTGTGCCTTTTTTGCAA GAAATCCTGGATAGTCTTGAGTTTGCTAAGGGTGCTCCTGACTCAGCATGGGGTTCTGTTCGAACTGCAATGGGACACCCTGAACCTTTCGACTTGAGATATGTTGCTGTTGGGAACGAAGACTGTGGGAAGAAGAATTACCGTG GAAATTACCTCAGGTTTTATGATGCTATTAGACATGCCTATCCAGACATCAAATTTATCTCCAACTGTGATGGCTCTACTCAACAATTGGATCACCCTGCCCATTTCTATGATTATCAT ATTTATAGTGATGCAAACACGGTGTTTTCTTTGGCTCATAAATTCGATCACTCATCACGCAGTGGTCCAAAG GCTTTTGTGAGTGAGTATGCTGTGACTGGAAAAGATGCTGGTACAGGAAGTCTTTTAGCAGCACTGGCTGAGGCTGGTTTCCTTATTGGCTTAGAAAGGAACAG CGACGTTGTTGAAATGGCAAGCTACGCACCTCTGTTTGTGAATGCCAATGACAGACG GTGGAACCCAGATGCAATTGTTTTTAACTCCTACCAGCTGTATGGAACTCCTAGTTTCTGGATGCAACGCTTTTTTTCGGAGTCAAGTGGTGGCACTCTGCTTAATTCAACACTACAAGCAAATTCTTCAAGTTCCCTAATTGCTTCTGCTATTGCTTGGAAAAACTCTGAGGATAACAAGAATTACTTGAGAATAAAG ATCGTGAACTTTGGGAGCAACATTGTGAATCTAAAGATTTCAATTAATGGAATGGAGCAGAACACATTCCAATCACTTGGATCAACAAAGACTGTTCTCACATCTAGCAACCTGATGGATGAGAACTCCTTCAAAGAGCCAAATAAG GTGTCTCCTATCAAAAGTCT